One Solanum pennellii chromosome 10, SPENNV200 genomic region harbors:
- the LOC107032311 gene encoding uncharacterized protein LOC107032311: MSASICYRSIRKHALFFTLPLCFSERKRKWKEELDEVLHRRGGPNGFSFVVWKVNKYVEDGLMYVAQNFVATSPASYSKSKLRDLWCRIVVLKVTFILLEV; the protein is encoded by the exons ATGTCAG CATCCATTTGTTACAGGAGCATCAGGAAGCACGCCCTTTTCTTCACACTTCCTTTATG CTTCTCTGAGAGGAAAAGAAAGTGGAAAGAAGAGCTTGATGAAGTGTTGCATAGACGAG GTGGTCCTAATGGATTCAGCTTTGTTGTTTGGAAGGTGAACAAATATGTGGAAGATGGTTTGATGTATGTTGCTCAAAACTTTGTTGCGACATCACCAGCATCATACAGTAAA AGCAAGCTGAGGGATCTGTGGTGCAGAATAGTTGTTTTGAAAGTAACTTTCATTTTGCTGGAAGTTTGA